In a genomic window of Desulfuromonadales bacterium:
- a CDS encoding ATP-binding protein gives MENLIEAMLVLSRTTRSEMRQEEVDLSVLARKISAELFLFEPERKVEWVIPAGLTARGDSQLLKVALKNLIENALKYTRTVSQPQIELGMINQQGKQVFFVRDNGVGFDMKDADKLFKPFQRLHNPKEFPGTGIGLATVQRIIQRHGGEIWAKGDPGKGAVFFFSLT, from the coding sequence ATGGAGAACCTGATCGAGGCCATGCTGGTTTTGTCGCGGACCACCAGGAGCGAAATGCGCCAGGAGGAGGTCGATCTCAGTGTCCTTGCCCGTAAAATTTCAGCCGAGCTGTTTCTGTTCGAACCGGAACGAAAGGTCGAATGGGTCATCCCCGCAGGTCTCACCGCAAGAGGGGATTCGCAATTGTTGAAGGTGGCCCTGAAAAATCTGATAGAGAATGCCCTGAAATATACCCGTACGGTTTCGCAGCCTCAGATAGAGTTGGGGATGATCAACCAGCAGGGGAAGCAGGTGTTCTTTGTTCGAGACAACGGCGTGGGCTTCGACATGAAGGACGCCGACAAGCTGTTTAAACCCTTTCAGCGGCTCCATAACCCAAAGGAATTTCCAGGGACAGGCATCGGCCTGGCGACGGTCCAGCGCATCATCCAACGGCATGGCGGGGAAATCTGGGCCAAAGGAGATCCGGGGAAAGGCGCCGTTTTCTTCTTCTCTCTCACTTAA